From the Salinimicrobium tongyeongense genome, one window contains:
- a CDS encoding TVP38/TMEM64 family protein, with amino-acid sequence MSKSFFQKYLSFFLSGSIILFLVILYFTHSPFQESVKEAWEVLLSEDRDRIKDYVKQFGIWGPLAIVVFIVLQMFLIIFPSWLPIIVGVLAYGFWIGVLINLIGIGLASTIGYYIGKKFKNVFVSDKKYEKMKFWIENYSFGTVVLFRVSPFFSTDAISFIAGIFRMNYKKFMLATYSGMIPLTLAVGYFSTDIDKLENGLYWVGGAGAVLYAIYVYIDYHKRRKKNAKQ; translated from the coding sequence TTGAGCAAAAGTTTTTTTCAAAAATACCTGTCCTTCTTTCTTAGCGGAAGCATCATTCTTTTCCTGGTGATCCTATATTTTACTCATTCTCCATTTCAGGAATCGGTAAAAGAGGCCTGGGAGGTTTTATTGAGCGAAGACAGAGACAGGATCAAAGATTACGTGAAGCAGTTTGGAATTTGGGGACCCCTGGCTATTGTAGTGTTCATTGTACTGCAAATGTTCCTGATCATTTTCCCTTCCTGGCTGCCTATTATTGTTGGCGTACTGGCTTACGGATTTTGGATTGGAGTTTTGATCAATCTCATTGGAATTGGGCTTGCCTCGACAATAGGTTATTATATAGGTAAAAAGTTCAAAAATGTCTTTGTTAGTGACAAGAAGTATGAAAAAATGAAATTCTGGATTGAGAACTACAGTTTTGGAACTGTAGTTCTTTTTCGGGTTTCCCCTTTTTTCTCGACCGATGCCATTAGCTTTATAGCGGGAATTTTCAGGATGAATTACAAAAAATTCATGCTGGCCACCTACTCCGGAATGATCCCCCTAACCCTCGCTGTGGGATATTTTTCAACCGATATTGACAAACTGGAAAACGGGCTCTACTGGGTAGGTGGCGCAGGAGCTGTGCTTTATGCTATTTATGTTTATATTGACTATCATAAAAGAAGAAAGAAAAATGCAAAGCAGTGA
- a CDS encoding class I fructose-bisphosphate aldolase, whose amino-acid sequence MSYIDKITEVLGDDASNLLEHSSKKIPKERLTIPGPNSVENFAESDRSPQVLKSLAQLYNHGALGGTGYLNILPVDQGIEHSAAASFYKNKDYFDPENIIKLAIEAQCNGVASTFGGLALHARKYAHKIPFVVKINHNELMTYPNKYDQIPFGSVKEAWDMGATAIGATIYFGSEESTRQIQEVAAAFEEAHQLGMATILWCYTRNSAFKKDEKDYHTAADLTGQANHIGVTIKADVIKQKLPTTNFGFQDINFAKHSKEMYESLTTDHPIDLCRLQVANCYMGKIGLINSGGGSEGDSDFKAAVKTAVINKRAGGSGLIMGRKAFQRPLKDGVEILRSVQEVYLTDEISVA is encoded by the coding sequence ATGAGTTACATTGATAAGATCACCGAAGTTCTGGGAGACGATGCTTCCAATTTACTGGAGCACAGCAGTAAAAAGATCCCGAAAGAGAGACTGACAATCCCCGGCCCAAATAGTGTGGAAAATTTTGCTGAAAGTGACCGTAGTCCGCAGGTTTTAAAAAGCCTCGCGCAACTGTATAATCACGGTGCGCTTGGTGGGACCGGTTACCTCAACATCCTTCCGGTAGACCAGGGAATTGAACATAGCGCAGCAGCCTCTTTTTACAAGAACAAGGATTATTTTGATCCCGAAAACATCATTAAACTAGCCATAGAAGCCCAATGTAACGGCGTTGCTTCCACTTTTGGCGGCCTGGCCTTACATGCCCGTAAATACGCACATAAAATTCCTTTTGTGGTAAAGATCAATCATAATGAGTTGATGACCTACCCCAATAAATACGACCAGATTCCCTTCGGAAGCGTAAAGGAAGCCTGGGACATGGGCGCGACGGCCATTGGGGCCACTATTTACTTCGGAAGTGAAGAAAGCACAAGGCAAATTCAGGAAGTAGCAGCGGCTTTTGAAGAAGCGCACCAGCTGGGAATGGCGACCATTTTGTGGTGCTATACCCGAAATTCAGCTTTCAAGAAAGACGAAAAAGATTACCACACCGCCGCCGATCTAACCGGGCAGGCCAACCACATTGGAGTTACTATAAAAGCCGATGTCATCAAACAAAAACTGCCCACCACCAATTTCGGGTTTCAGGACATCAACTTTGCCAAACATTCCAAAGAAATGTATGAAAGCCTTACCACAGATCATCCTATCGACCTGTGCCGCCTGCAGGTAGCAAACTGCTACATGGGCAAGATCGGACTAATTAACTCTGGCGGTGGTTCTGAGGGCGACTCCGATTTTAAAGCGGCGGTAAAAACGGCTGTCATCAACAAACGCGCCGGCGGCAGCGGACTCATTATGGGGCGAAAAGCCTTTCAGCGACCTTTAAAAGACGGAGTGGAGATTTTAAGAAGCGTTCAGGAGGTGTATTTGACAGATGAGATAAGTGTTGCCTGA
- a CDS encoding TIGR02117 family protein, translated as MKILERIIKFFAKGLLAFLILMLLYFVSAVTGSAIPVNKDQPQGGNITIYLRTNGVHTDYIFPVKNEIMHWQELVSPQYTLSKRANYNYISFGWGDLEFYQNTPEWSDLSFPTAMQAVFLPSPSAMHVEFESAPRFTQPVISVDISEAQYRDLVRYVAQSFELDASGNVIPVANLHYNQNDAFFRAKRSLNAFYTCNTWINNGLKNASLRACLWTPFDDGIFYQYR; from the coding sequence ATGAAGATCCTGGAGAGGATCATAAAATTTTTTGCCAAAGGCCTGCTTGCCTTCTTAATCCTCATGCTCCTTTATTTTGTGTCGGCGGTAACAGGTTCGGCAATACCGGTGAACAAAGATCAGCCGCAGGGCGGGAACATCACCATCTACCTTCGCACCAACGGCGTACATACAGATTATATATTTCCGGTTAAAAATGAGATCATGCATTGGCAAGAGCTGGTCTCTCCCCAATATACCCTCTCAAAAAGGGCAAATTATAATTACATTTCTTTTGGCTGGGGAGATCTGGAATTTTATCAAAATACTCCCGAATGGAGCGACCTCAGCTTTCCAACAGCCATGCAGGCTGTTTTCCTGCCCAGTCCATCGGCCATGCATGTTGAATTTGAATCGGCGCCCAGGTTTACGCAGCCTGTTATTTCCGTAGATATTTCGGAAGCCCAATACCGTGACCTGGTGAGGTATGTGGCTCAAAGTTTTGAACTCGACGCTTCCGGAAATGTCATTCCGGTAGCAAATCTACATTACAATCAAAACGATGCGTTCTTCAGGGCAAAGAGATCTCTTAACGCTTTCTACACCTGCAACACCTGGATAAACAACGGTCTCAAAAATGCCAGTTTAAGGGCCTGTCTCTGGACGCCTTTTGACGATGGCATTTTTTACCAGTACCGCTGA
- the rimO gene encoding 30S ribosomal protein S12 methylthiotransferase RimO, whose product MRTKSLKKNRINVVTLGCSKNVYDSEVLMGQLKANNKDVVHEQEGNIVVINTCGFIDNAKEQSVNTILEYVELKEQGEVDKVFVTGCLSERYKPDLVKEIPNVDQYFGTTELPELLAALEADYKHELIGERLTTTPKNYAYLKIAEGCDRPCSFCAIPLMRGKHKSAPIENLVAEAKKLAAQGVKELILIAQDLTYYGLDLYKKRNLAELLENLAKVEGIEWIRLHYAFPTGFPMDVLDLMKREPKICNYLDIPLQHISDDLLKSMRRGTTHEKTTNLLKEFRNRVPEMAIRTTLIVGYPGETEAHFEELKQWVKDMRFERLGCFTYSHEENTHAYKLEDDVPQEVKQERANEIMEIQSQISWELNQQKIGKTFRVIIDRKEGENYVGRTEHDSPDVDNEVLIDARNIYLKTGHFYEVKITDAADFDLFGEPVNANVEKPKRKVLFNQ is encoded by the coding sequence ATGAGAACAAAGTCATTAAAAAAGAACAGGATCAATGTGGTCACCCTTGGCTGCAGTAAGAACGTCTATGACAGCGAGGTGCTTATGGGCCAGCTGAAGGCGAACAATAAGGATGTGGTGCATGAGCAGGAGGGGAATATCGTGGTGATCAACACCTGTGGCTTTATTGATAATGCAAAAGAACAATCGGTAAACACCATTTTAGAGTATGTTGAGCTGAAGGAGCAGGGGGAAGTGGATAAAGTTTTCGTTACCGGTTGCCTAAGTGAACGCTACAAACCAGATCTTGTTAAGGAGATCCCAAATGTGGATCAATACTTCGGAACTACCGAACTTCCCGAACTCCTGGCCGCTCTTGAAGCCGATTATAAGCACGAACTTATTGGAGAACGTTTAACCACAACTCCTAAAAATTACGCTTACCTCAAGATCGCCGAAGGCTGCGATAGGCCGTGTTCTTTTTGTGCAATTCCGCTTATGCGTGGAAAGCACAAATCTGCTCCTATAGAAAACCTGGTGGCCGAAGCTAAAAAACTTGCCGCTCAGGGAGTAAAGGAACTTATCCTTATTGCGCAGGATCTTACCTACTACGGCCTCGATCTCTATAAAAAGCGGAATTTAGCTGAACTTCTTGAAAACCTGGCAAAGGTGGAAGGCATAGAATGGATCAGGTTACATTATGCTTTTCCAACGGGCTTCCCTATGGATGTGCTCGACCTCATGAAGCGTGAGCCAAAGATCTGTAACTATCTCGATATTCCGTTGCAGCATATTTCTGATGATTTGCTGAAGTCCATGCGCCGCGGAACAACCCATGAAAAAACAACAAATCTGCTGAAGGAATTCAGAAACAGGGTGCCTGAAATGGCCATTAGAACCACGCTTATTGTGGGATATCCCGGCGAGACTGAAGCCCACTTTGAAGAGCTGAAGCAGTGGGTGAAAGACATGCGTTTTGAGCGCCTTGGCTGTTTTACGTATTCACACGAAGAAAATACACATGCTTACAAGCTCGAAGACGATGTGCCGCAGGAGGTGAAGCAGGAACGTGCCAACGAGATTATGGAAATTCAGTCACAGATCTCCTGGGAGCTGAATCAGCAAAAGATTGGTAAGACCTTCAGGGTGATCATAGATAGGAAAGAAGGAGAGAACTACGTGGGAAGAACAGAACACGATTCCCCCGATGTTGATAACGAAGTACTCATTGACGCCAGGAACATCTACCTCAAGACCGGTCACTTCTATGAAGTGAAGATCACCGATGCCGCCGATTTTGACCTTTTTGGAGAACCGGTAAATGCCAATGTCGAGAAACCAAAGCGGAAGGTGCTTTTCAATCAGTAA
- a CDS encoding cysteine desulfurase-like protein, giving the protein MQSSDFPIEDIRAKFPALNFKNKEQVFPIYFDGPGGTQMVQGCIDRMLEYIETGMANLHGTFSTSIKTDALLAEAKEAVGDLLNCPAEEVAFGQNMTSLAFQVSHSLKPLLKEADEIVVTQLDHRANVDPWLHLAKETGATVKFIPVDKQKLILDLSHPDSLITQKTKLVAIGLSSNLTGTVTNAKKIFEAANKVNAITIADAVHAVPHFLVDKQDLGCDILFCSAYKFFGPHLGIVGIKKAIFEALKIPKLQPAPNEIPYKLETGTQNHEAIAGLCGAIDFIEGLGTGDTRRQRLKAGMEAIETHEQELMHSLEQFLESIPEVKLYRASSEIKKTPTFAFRIDGIHSREATKFFAEKFNLYIGDGHFYAATMAEVFPVMETGGWIRIGFAPYNTLEEIEIFKKALQELLQRKT; this is encoded by the coding sequence ATGCAAAGCAGTGATTTTCCTATTGAAGATATAAGAGCGAAATTTCCGGCTCTTAATTTTAAGAATAAAGAGCAGGTCTTTCCCATATATTTTGACGGTCCCGGCGGCACCCAGATGGTACAGGGCTGCATAGACCGGATGCTGGAGTACATTGAAACAGGAATGGCCAACCTTCACGGCACCTTTTCTACCAGCATTAAAACCGATGCGCTTTTAGCTGAAGCAAAAGAAGCGGTTGGCGATCTCCTGAATTGTCCTGCTGAAGAAGTCGCTTTTGGCCAGAACATGACCAGCCTTGCATTCCAGGTCTCCCACAGTCTTAAACCATTACTGAAGGAAGCTGATGAGATTGTGGTCACCCAGCTCGATCACCGGGCCAATGTTGACCCATGGCTACATTTGGCCAAAGAAACCGGCGCAACAGTGAAATTTATACCTGTAGACAAGCAGAAGCTCATCCTCGACCTTTCCCATCCTGACTCCCTCATCACTCAAAAAACAAAACTTGTTGCTATTGGGCTTTCCTCCAACCTCACAGGTACCGTTACCAATGCAAAGAAAATCTTTGAAGCGGCAAATAAGGTAAATGCCATCACCATTGCCGATGCCGTGCATGCAGTACCGCATTTTCTGGTAGACAAGCAGGATTTAGGCTGCGACATCCTCTTCTGTTCGGCCTATAAATTCTTCGGGCCCCACCTGGGAATAGTGGGCATCAAAAAAGCCATTTTTGAGGCCCTAAAAATTCCGAAGTTACAACCTGCTCCCAATGAAATTCCGTATAAACTGGAAACCGGAACTCAAAATCATGAAGCCATCGCCGGCCTTTGCGGTGCTATAGATTTTATTGAAGGTTTAGGAACCGGCGATACCCGTAGACAACGATTAAAAGCAGGAATGGAAGCCATAGAAACTCATGAACAGGAGCTGATGCATTCCCTGGAGCAATTTTTGGAATCTATTCCTGAAGTTAAACTCTACCGCGCTTCTTCGGAAATAAAAAAAACACCGACTTTCGCTTTCAGGATAGACGGAATCCACTCCCGCGAAGCCACAAAATTCTTTGCCGAAAAATTCAACCTCTACATTGGCGACGGGCATTTTTACGCCGCTACCATGGCTGAAGTTTTTCCGGTAATGGAAACCGGAGGCTGGATACGCATTGGGTTCGCGCCTTATAATACGCTTGAAGAGATCGAGATCTTCAAAAAAGCCCTGCAGGAGCTGCTGCAAAGAAAAACATGA
- a CDS encoding pyridoxal-phosphate-dependent aminotransferase family protein, translated as MKGRKLLMIPGPIEFEPEVLQALAMPTNSHVAPHFIESFGNSLELMRKVWKAPGGQPFIVAGSGTLAMDMAAANLIEAGDKVLVVSTGYFGRRFKDIFDRYGADTKLLEAPLGEVVSLEAIEKELKTEKYKALSVTHVDTSTGVLVNPEPIANLAKKYKVLSILDGVCSVAGEEVLQEEWGLDVVLTGSQKAIGVPPGLALLMASQKAMEIWKNRKSPVPNYYADWNNWLPIMKAYQERKPSYFGTPAVNLIVALEAGLKMITAEGMEKRINRHRVLAKAFRAALSAINLQILPEREEIAANTLTAVYYPKNVDGAALLSKMGQNDVILAGGLLSEVKSKYFRVGHMGAVSANDLLAVLGALERSLQDLKHQFEPGKALQAFQKGHLPSA; from the coding sequence ATGAAAGGCAGAAAATTACTTATGATTCCCGGCCCTATAGAATTTGAACCCGAAGTTCTGCAGGCCCTGGCCATGCCCACGAACAGCCATGTGGCTCCCCACTTTATTGAAAGCTTCGGGAACAGCCTGGAGCTCATGCGAAAAGTGTGGAAAGCGCCCGGTGGCCAGCCTTTTATCGTTGCCGGCAGCGGCACCCTGGCAATGGATATGGCCGCGGCCAATCTCATTGAAGCCGGCGATAAGGTTTTGGTAGTCTCCACCGGATATTTCGGCCGGCGTTTTAAAGATATTTTTGATCGTTACGGCGCAGATACAAAGCTCCTGGAAGCTCCTTTAGGGGAAGTGGTAAGCCTTGAAGCCATTGAAAAGGAGCTTAAAACCGAAAAGTATAAAGCCTTATCTGTCACTCATGTAGATACCTCCACCGGGGTCCTGGTCAATCCTGAACCTATCGCAAACCTGGCCAAAAAATACAAGGTGCTGAGTATTTTAGACGGGGTGTGTTCCGTGGCAGGAGAGGAGGTTCTTCAGGAAGAGTGGGGTCTCGATGTGGTGCTCACAGGTTCTCAAAAGGCCATTGGTGTGCCTCCCGGGCTCGCGCTGCTTATGGCTTCTCAAAAAGCCATGGAGATTTGGAAAAACAGGAAATCGCCCGTGCCTAATTATTATGCCGACTGGAATAACTGGTTGCCCATAATGAAAGCATACCAGGAAAGAAAACCTTCTTACTTCGGAACGCCTGCTGTTAATTTGATTGTTGCTCTTGAAGCAGGTTTAAAAATGATAACTGCTGAAGGGATGGAGAAAAGAATAAATCGGCATCGCGTGTTAGCAAAAGCATTTCGGGCAGCACTTTCTGCCATAAATCTCCAGATATTACCAGAAAGGGAAGAAATTGCCGCCAATACGCTTACGGCCGTGTATTATCCCAAGAATGTTGACGGTGCTGCTTTGCTCTCAAAAATGGGCCAAAATGATGTCATTCTCGCCGGCGGACTCCTTTCCGAAGTAAAAAGCAAATATTTTAGGGTAGGGCATATGGGGGCGGTCTCTGCAAATGATCTTTTAGCTGTTTTAGGGGCTCTGGAGCGCAGTTTACAGGATTTAAAACATCAGTTTGAGCCCGGAAAAGCCTTACAGGCCTTTCAAAAAGGGCATTTACCATCGGCTTGA
- a CDS encoding OprO/OprP family phosphate-selective porin, which yields MKISTGAISVLAFLISLHVQGQDFTENTFGKGLVNVVAKDSSYSANFSFRMQSLFTSGWDIAENGNFETGETNFLIRRSRLKLQGFAYTPKLKYKLELGLSNRDISGASVYNNNTPRYILDAVVKWNFHENFELWAGQTKLPGNRERLISSGSLETVDRSLVNSRFNIDRDLGVQLHHETHLGGSFLMREAVSVAQGEGRNVTAGNLGGFQYTGRLEFLPFGDFADYTGADFAREAKPKLAVGVAYDYNHNAVKTRSNMGSYMLTDYGFFETDISTLFLDAIFKYRGISAMAEYAHRSADDAFATNADGTLTGDMVNIGSGFNVQAGYLFKNDLQVLGRYTSIDLDDSVTQLVEDQYTLGLSKYIIKHKLKIQTDINYTDLNLGLNDNLTYRLQFELHF from the coding sequence ATGAAGATTAGCACGGGCGCAATTTCAGTATTAGCCTTTTTAATTTCATTGCATGTGCAGGGACAGGATTTTACAGAGAATACTTTTGGAAAAGGCCTTGTGAATGTGGTGGCAAAAGACAGCTCTTACAGCGCAAATTTTTCTTTTAGGATGCAATCCCTCTTCACCTCGGGTTGGGATATTGCTGAAAACGGGAATTTTGAAACAGGGGAAACCAACTTTCTTATAAGAAGGTCACGCCTCAAACTTCAGGGTTTCGCCTACACCCCAAAACTTAAGTACAAACTGGAACTGGGTTTGTCTAACCGCGATATTTCGGGCGCTTCAGTTTACAACAATAATACTCCCAGGTATATTCTTGATGCCGTTGTAAAATGGAATTTCCATGAGAACTTTGAGCTCTGGGCAGGACAAACCAAACTGCCGGGGAACAGGGAAAGGCTTATTTCTTCGGGAAGCCTTGAAACTGTAGACCGCTCTCTGGTGAACAGCCGGTTTAATATTGATCGTGACCTCGGGGTACAGTTACACCACGAAACCCATCTTGGCGGCTCATTTCTTATGAGAGAAGCTGTATCTGTTGCCCAGGGAGAAGGAAGGAATGTTACTGCCGGAAACCTTGGCGGCTTTCAATACACTGGGAGGCTGGAATTTCTGCCCTTTGGAGATTTTGCCGATTACACGGGTGCCGATTTTGCCAGGGAAGCAAAACCTAAGCTGGCTGTAGGCGTAGCTTACGACTATAACCACAATGCGGTAAAGACCAGGTCTAACATGGGCTCCTATATGCTTACCGACTACGGATTCTTTGAAACAGATATCAGCACGCTCTTTCTGGATGCCATTTTTAAGTACCGCGGAATTTCGGCCATGGCCGAATATGCTCACCGCAGCGCCGATGATGCCTTCGCAACTAATGCCGATGGCACTTTGACCGGTGACATGGTGAACATTGGAAGCGGATTTAATGTCCAGGCAGGCTACCTTTTTAAGAATGACCTTCAGGTTTTGGGAAGGTACACCAGCATAGATCTCGATGACAGCGTAACCCAACTGGTGGAAGATCAATACACCCTGGGGCTTTCAAAATATATCATAAAACACAAATTAAAAATTCAGACAGACATTAACTACACCGATCTCAACCTCGGTTTAAATGACAATCTTACTTACAGACTACAATTTGAACTTCATTTTTAA